A single genomic interval of Methyloceanibacter caenitepidi harbors:
- a CDS encoding DUF1465 family protein produces MAGKTENTTYGDGVTVSFGAKFARSDQFKSVFREGMALVEAAAAYLDGDGRKEARQLKPPHSLAYATESMRLTTRLMQLASWLLIRRAVTEGELTPEQAVEEQRKIKLPVEDSKPVRDLEALPERLRALIEESVKLQEQVVRLDQMMDFKEPGADAHHPVGAHFSRLQAAFGQDRE; encoded by the coding sequence ATGGCGGGGAAGACCGAAAATACAACCTATGGTGACGGCGTAACCGTCTCATTTGGCGCGAAATTCGCGCGTTCCGACCAGTTCAAGAGCGTCTTCCGCGAGGGCATGGCGCTGGTCGAAGCGGCCGCGGCCTATCTCGACGGCGACGGCCGCAAGGAGGCCCGCCAGCTCAAGCCGCCGCACTCTCTCGCTTACGCCACGGAGAGCATGCGTCTCACCACGCGGCTGATGCAGCTCGCGTCCTGGCTCCTGATCCGCCGGGCTGTCACGGAAGGCGAACTGACCCCCGAACAGGCGGTCGAGGAGCAACGCAAGATCAAGCTTCCGGTGGAGGATTCAAAGCCCGTGCGCGATCTCGAAGCGCTACCGGAACGGCTGCGCGCGCTCATCGAGGAGAGCGTGAAGCTGCAAGAGCAGGTGGTCCGGCTCGACCAGATGATGGATTTCAAGGAGCCGGGCGCCGATGCCCATCATCCTGTCGGCGCGCATTTCTCGCGGCTCCAGGCGGCCTTCGGCCAAGACCGCGAATAG
- a CDS encoding DUF1192 domain-containing protein — MDLDDLTPKKPKGHEIGKDLSTLSVDELRALIETLKGEIARIEAVLGEKQSSRNAAEAAFKR, encoded by the coding sequence ATGGACCTCGACGACCTCACACCGAAAAAGCCGAAGGGCCACGAGATCGGGAAGGACTTATCCACACTGTCCGTGGACGAATTGCGCGCGCTGATCGAAACCTTGAAGGGCGAGATCGCGCGCATCGAGGCCGTGCTCGGCGAGAAACAATCCTCGCGCAATGCCGCAGAGGCCGCGTTCAAACGCTAG